In Chaetodon trifascialis isolate fChaTrf1 chromosome 2, fChaTrf1.hap1, whole genome shotgun sequence, one DNA window encodes the following:
- the mrpl21 gene encoding large ribosomal subunit protein bL21m, with amino-acid sequence MALCRTVGLWRACSVLLPRQPLLFTPAVRTQSSVSGDLVPQTSLSRPPWPEQTTVFCEEEERSRHAAVVNTVNQKINQRGYGRLFAVVHFASRQWKVTDEDLILIENHIDAECGERIRMEKVLLVGAEDFTLIGRPLLGKELVRVEATVIEKTESWPKVHMRFWRRHRFERKRIIIQPQTVLRINSIELAPRLT; translated from the coding sequence ATGGCGCTGTGCAGGACCGTAGGGTTGTGGAGGGCATGCAGCGTGTTGTTGCCCAGACAGCCTCTCCTGTTCACCCCAGCTGTACGAACACAGAGCTCCGTGAGCGGGGACCTGGTGCCCCAGACCTCCTTGTCTAGACCGCCGTGGCCGGAGCAGACGACCGTGTTctgcgaggaggaggagcggagcCGACACGCCGCGGTAGTGAACACCGTGAACCAGAAGATCAACCAGAGGGGGTACGGCCGGCTGTTCGCCGTGGTGCACTTTGCTAGCCGCCAGTGGAAGGTCACCGACGAAGACCTCATCCTGATTGAGAACCACATCGATGCGGAGTGCGGGGAGCGGATCCGGATGGAGAAGGTGCTGCTGGTCGGCGCGGAGGACTTCACCCTGATCGGCAGGCCTCTGCTGGGAAAGGAGCTGGTCAGGGTCGAGGCCACTGTGATCGAAAAGACTGAGTCCTGGCCTAAAGTCCACATGAGGTTCTGGAGGAGACACCGGTTCGAGCGCAAGAGGATCATCATCCAGCCACAGACGGTGCTGAGGATCAACAGCATCGAGCTGGCCCCCCGGCTgacgtga
- the c2h6orf120 gene encoding UPF0669 protein C6orf120 homolog, whose amino-acid sequence MMLSCSALVVTLLLSQVRGFLNLSEDDSVPEEWVLLHVVQGHIGAGNYSYLRLNHDGRIILHMQSLKGDADLYVSDKTLRPSFDTYKLQSATCGQDVVVVPGDFARPVGIGIYGHPSHKESEFEMRVFYDQTVPQDPFEKGSYTSEGGHKQKKSPQATEEEDFQEEESIFWTILIGLLKIVLEILF is encoded by the coding sequence atgatgctgagctgcagcgctCTGGTCGTCACCCTCTTGTTGTCCCAGGTCAGGGGCTTCCTGAACCTCTCAGAGGACGACAGCGTCCCCGAAGAGTGGGTGCTGCTTCATGTGGTTCAGGGCCACATCGGGGCCGGAAACTACAGCTACCTGCGCCTCAACCACGATGGAAGAATTATCCTGCACATGCAAAGCCTCAAGGGAGACGCAGACCTTTACGTGTCTGATAAAACCCTGCGGCCGAGCTTTGACACCTACAAGCTGCAGTCGGCCACCTGTGGCCAGGATGTGGTGGTGGTGCCAGGGGACTTTGCGAGGCCCGTGGGCATTGGCATTTATGGCCATCCGTCTCACAAGGAGAGCGAGTTTGAAATGCGGGTGTTTTATGATCAGACGGTCCCCCAGGACCCGTTTGAGAAGGGCTCATACACTTCAGAAGGCGGACATAAGCAAAAGAAATCCCCTCAGGcaactgaggaggaggactttCAGGAAGAGGAGTCGATCTTTTGGACAATTCTAATCGGACTTTTGAAGATTGTACTTgagattttgttttga